In a genomic window of Glycine max cultivar Williams 82 chromosome 13, Glycine_max_v4.0, whole genome shotgun sequence:
- the LOC100794995 gene encoding brefeldin A-inhibited guanine nucleotide-exchange protein 5, producing the protein MAGGAAGGFVTRAFDSILKECSSVKKFPELQKAIQNYTDITKQASQKKQSEVNQAAPSAESGSTNETEGGAATRTEADQFQKAEHASDDRPKIGNINVVLASAGNTLEGADAELVLNPLRLAFETKNLKILESALDCLHKLIAYDHLEGDPGLEGGKNVPLFTDILNMVCSCVDNSSPDSTILQVLKVLLTAVASTKFRVHGEPLLGVIRVCYNIALNSKSPINQATSKAMLTQMISITFRRMETDPVEASSASSGHTISKAASAENLNSKSDESSTGDSNEKEMTLGDALSQAKDASPTSLEELQNLAGGADIKGLEAVLDKAVHTEDGKKITRGIDLESMSIVQRDALLVFRTLCKMGMKEDNDEVTTKTRILSLELLQGLLEGVSHSFTKNFHFIDSVKAYLSYALLRASVSQSPVIFQYATGIFLVLLLRFRESLKGEIGIFFPLIVLRPLDGLEFPVNQKLSVLRMLEKVCKDPQMLVDIFVNYDCDLEAPNLFERMVTTLSKIAQGTQNTDPNSAALSQTASVKGSSLQGLVSVLKSLVDWEQSHRELEKLKNNQQEGISAGDSSEIRSREDVTSDFEKAKAHKSTLEAAIAEFNRKPMKGVEYLISIKLVENTPASVAQFLKNTPNLDKATIGDYLGQHEEFPLAVMHAYVDSMKFSGFKFDTAIREFLKGFRLPGEAQKIDRIMEKFAERYCADNPGLFKNADTAYVLAYAVIMLNTDAHNPMVWPKMSKSDFVRMNARDDLDECAPKELLEEIYDSIVKEEIKMKDDTSLIGKSSRQKPEGEEGRLVSILNLALPKRKSSGDAKSESEAIIKKTQAIFRNKGVKRGVFYTAQQIELVRPMVEAVGWPLLATFSVTMEEGDNKPRVVLLMEGFKAGIHITFVLGMDTMRYAFLTSLVRFTFLHAPKEMRSKNVEALRTLLVLCDSDMNALQDTWNAVLECVSRLEFITSTPSISVTVMHGSNQISKDAVVQSLKELAAKPAEQVFMNSVKLPSDSVVEFFTALCGVSAEELKQTPARVFSLQKLVEISYYNMARIRMVWARIWSVLANHFISAGSHHDEKIAMYAIDSLRQLSMKYLERAELANFSFQNDILKPFVVLMRNSQSESKRRLIVDCIVQMIKSKVGSIKSGWRSVFMIFTASADDELESIVESAFENVEQVILEHFDQVVGDCFMDCVNCLIRFANNKTSHRISLKAIALLRICEDRLAEGLIPGGTLMPIDATLDATFDVTEHYWFPMLAGLSDLTSDQRQEVRSCALEVLFDLLNERGSKFSTAFWESIFHRVLFPIFDHVRHAGKEGFISPDDDWFRETSIHSLQLLCNLFNTFYKEVCFMLPPLLGLLLDCAKKTDQTVVSISLGALVHLIEVGGHQFSESDWDTLLKSIRDASYTTQPLELLNVLSFENLRNHGSIISDSEGNAGDSGTTRSIDNEVIGDRQLDVNSNGKLSPLASSNTNADGVEDSISQTNVDQSEGLPSPSGRTPKAADGEGFQRSQTLGQRIMGNMENLFLRNLTKSKSHISDASQSSSPIKVADAVEPDTKNEESPLLVTVRGKCITQLLLLGAIDGIQKKYWTKLKSQQKVSIMDILLSLLEFAASYNSSTNLRTRMHQIPDERPPINLLRQELAGTGIYLDILQKATYGFETKKEKSPESVGFQDVDSTEVNGLSITQDSDSEVKFERLAEEKLVSFCEQVLREASDLQSITGETTNMDIHRVLELRAPIIVKVLQSMCFMNNKIFRRHLREFYPLLTKLVCCDQMDVRGALGDLFQAQLKPLLP; encoded by the exons ATGGCCGGAGGTGCCGCCGGGGGTTTCGTCACTCGAGCGTTCGATTCTATTCTCAAGGAGTGTTCTTCTGTCAAGAAGTTTCCCGAACTTCAGAAAGCTATTCAGAATTACACAG ATATAACGAAACAGGCGAGCCAGAAAAAGCAGAGTGAGGTCAATCAAGCTGCACCTTCAGCTGAATCTGGGAG CACGAATGAAACTGAAGGTGGAGCGGCAACTAGGACAGAAGCAGATCAGTTCCAGAAGGCTGAGCATGCTTCAGATGACAGGCCTAAGATTGGAAACATTAATGTTGTTTTGGCTAGTGCTGGGAATACTCTTGAAGGAGCTGATGCAGAGCTTGTTTTAAATCCTCTTCGTCTTGCGTTTGAGACTAAGAACTTGAAAATCCTTGAATCTGCTTTGGATTGTCTTCAT AAACTTATTGCGTATGACCATTTGGAGGGAGATCCTGGGTTAGAGGGTGGTAAAAATGTCCCATTGTTTACAGACATTCTAAACATGGTTTGCAGTTGTGTTGACAATTCATCACCTGACAG TACTATTCTCCAAGTGCTGAAGGTTCTTCTTACTGCTGTGGCTTCTACTAAATTCAGAG TACATGGCGAACCTTTACTGGGAGTTATCAGAGTATGCTACAATATTGCTCTGAATAG CAAGAGTCCTATAAACCAAGCAACGTCGAAGGCAATGTTGACACAGATGATCAGCATCACTTTCAGGAGAATGGAAACTGATCCA GTCGAAGCGTCATCTGCTTCCAGTGGGCATACAATTTCAAAGGCAGCTTCAGCAGAGAATTTAAACTCAAAATCTGATGAATCTTCAACGGGAGActcaaatgaaaaagaaatgacTTTGGGTGATGCACTTAGTCAAGCCAAGGATGCATCTCCAACATCTCTTGAGGAACTTCAGAATCTTGCTGGAGGTGCTGATATAAAG GGCTTAGAAGCGGTACTGGACAAGGCAGTGCATACTGAAGATGGTAAAAAGATAACACg TGGGATTGATTTGGAGAGCATGAGTATAGTACAACGTGATGCTTTGTTGGTATTCCGCACTCTTTGCAAG ATGGGTATGAAGGAAGATAATGATGAAGTTACAACGAAGACGAGGATATTGTCGCTTGAGCTTCTTCAG GGTTTGTTGGAGGGAGTCAGCCACTCATTTACAAAGAACTTCCATTTTATTGATTCAGTGAAGGCATATCTTTCATATGCATTGTTACGAGCTTCAGTTTCACAATCCCCTGTCATATTTCAG TATGCAACTGGAATATTTTTGGTGCTGTTATTGCGATTCAGGGAGAGTCTCAAA GGTGAAATAGGCATCTTCTTTCCATTGATTGTTCTTAGACCACTGGATGGATTAGAATTTCCTGTCAACCAAAAACTTAGTGTTCTTCG GATGTTAGAGAAAGTATGTAAGGATCCACAGATGCTTGTTGACATCTTTGTGAATTATGATTGTGATCTTGAGGCACCAAACTTGTTTGAACGAATG GTTACTACTCTGTCCAAAATAGCTCAAGGAACTCAAAATACCGATCCAAATTCAGCTGCTCTTTCTCAAACAGCTTCAGTTAAAGGCTCATCACTTCAA GGTCTTGTGAGTGTGCTTAAATCACTAGTTGATTGGGAGCAATCACATAGGGAGTTGGAAAAGTTAAAGAATAATCAGCAAGAAGGGATTTCAGCTGGAGATTCTTCTGAAATAAGATCTAGGGAAGATGTAACCAGTGACTTTGAGAAGGCTAAGGCTCATAAATCCACATTGGAGGCAGCCATTGCTGAG TTCAACAGAAAACCAATGAAGGGGGTGGAATATCTAATATCAATTAAGTTGGTGGAAAACACACCTGCTTCAGTTgctcaatttttgaaaaacacaCCCAATTTGGACAAG GCTACAATTGGTGACTATTTAGGTCAACATGAAGAATTTCCCCTTGCTGTGATGCATGCTTATGTAGATTCCATGAAATTTTCTGGATTTAAATTTGATACTGCAATCAGGGAGTTTCTTAAAGGGTTCCGACTTCCTGGAGAAGCTCAAAAGATAGACCGAATCATGGAAAAGTTTGCAGAGAG ATACTGTGCAGACAATCCTGGCCTTTTTAAAAATGCAGATACAGCTTATGTTCTAGCTTATGCTgttattatgttaaatactgATGCTCATAACCCAATGGTGTGGCCCAAGATGTCCAAGTCGGATTTTGTTCGCATGAATGCCAGGGATGATCTGGATGAGTGTGCTCCTAAAGAGCTACTAGAAGAGATCTATGATTCCATTGTCAAAGAGgagattaaaatgaaagatgACACATCTTTAATTGGAAAAAGCAGCAGACAGAAGCCAGAGGGTGAAGAAGGACGCCTTGTCAGTATTCTTAACCTGGCACTCCCAAAAAGGAAGTCATCCGGAGATGCCAAGTCTGAAAGTGAGGCCATCATTAAGAAAACACAAGCTATATTCAGGAATAAAGGGGTGAAAAGAGGAGTTTTCTACACTGCCCAGCAGATTGAACTTGTAAGGCCCATGGTTGAAGCCGTTGGATGGCCTTTGCTTGCTACTTTTTCTGTAACTATGGAGGAAGGTGATAATAAGCCTCGTGTTGTTTTGTTGATGGAGGGATTTAAAGCTGGCATACATATTACGTTTGTGCTTGGAATGGATACCATGCGATATGCATTTCTAACATCTCTTGTCAG GTTTACTTTCTTGCATGCCCCCAAGGAAATGCGCAGTAAAAATGTGGAAGCTTTGCGTACACTGTTGGTTCTATGTGACTCAGACATGAACGCTCTTCAAGATACATGGAATGCAGTTCTGGAATGTGTTTCTCGCCTCGAATTTATAACATCAACTCCTTCAATTTCTGTCACTGTTATGCATGGGTCAAACCAAATCTCCAAGGATGCTGTTGTTCAATCTCTGAAAGAATTAGCTGCAAAACCTGCAGAACAAGTTTTCATGAATAGTGTTAAACTACCTAGTGATTCAGTTGTGGAATTCTTCACTGCTCTCTGTGGTGTATCAGCTGAAGAGCTAAAACAAACTCCAGCTCGTGTCTTCAGCTTGCAGAAGCTTGTTGAAATTAGTTATTACAATATGGCTCGAATACGAATG GTCTGGGCTAGAATCTGGTCTGTCCTAGCAAATCACTTTATATCAGCAGGGAGTCATCATGATGAGAAAATTGCTATGTATGCCATAGATTCTCTAAGACAACTTAGTATGAAGTATTTGGAGCGTGCTGAACTGGCCAATTTCTCTTTCCAAAATGATATTCTTAAACCATTTGTTGTTCTTATGCGGAATAGTCAAAGTGAATCCAAAAGGAGGCTAATTGTTGACTGCATTGTCCAG ATGATAAAATCTAAGGTTGGAAGCATAAAGTCTGGGTGGCGTAgtgtatttatgatttttacagCTTCTGCAGATGATGAATTGGAATCAATTGTCGAGAGTGCATTTGAAAATGTTGAGCAGG TCATCTTAGAACACTTTGATCAAGTAGTGGGAGACTGTTTCATGGATTGCGTGAATTGTCTGATCAGGTTTGCCAACAATAAAACTTCACATCGTATTAGCTTGAAGGCTATTGCACTCCTGCGGATCTGTGAGGACCGTCTGGCAGAG GGTCTTATTCCTGGAGGTACTTTAATGCCTATTGATGCTACTTTGGATGCAACTTTCGATGTAACGGAGCATTATTGGTTCCCAATGCTGGCTGGTTTATCTGATCTAACATCAGATCAAAGGCAAGAGGTCAGAAGTTGTGCACTTGAAGTCTTGTTTGATTTACTGAATGAAAGAGGTAGCAAGTTCTCCACAGCATTTTGGGAGAGTATATTCCATCGCGTTCTGTTTCCAATTTTTGATCATGTGAGACATGCTGGGAAAGAGGGCTTTATTTCTCCTGATGATGATTGGTTTCGTGAAACAAGCATACATTCACTTCAGCTTCTATGCAACCTTTTCAACACATTCTATAAG GAGGTTTGTTTTATGTTGCCTCCACTACTGGGTCTGTTGTTAGATTGTGCCAAAAAGACAGATCAAACAGTGGTCTCAATATCTCTTGGTGCTTTGGTGCATCTCATTGAAGTTGGTGGACACCAATTCAGTGAAAGTGACTGGGACACACTACTTAAAAGCATAAG AGATGCTTCGTATACTACACAACCTCTAGAACTGCTTAATGTGTTAAGTTTTGAAAACCTGAGGAACCATGGAAGCATTATTAGTGATTCTGAAGGCAACGCAGGTGACAGTGGGACCACAAGGTCTATTGACAATGAGGTAATTGGTGACCGTCAACTTGATGTCAATAGTAATGGGAAATTGTCTCCACTGGCATCCTCAAATACAAATGCTGATGGAGTGGAAGATTCTATATCACAGACAAATGTAGATCAGTCTGAag GCCTTCCATCTCCATCAGGAAGAACTCCCAAAGCTGCAGATGGAGAAGGTTTCCAGCGGAGCCAAACCTTAGGTCAACGGATTATGGGAAATATGGAAAATCTCTTCCTTCGAAATCTCACAAAATCTAAAAGCCATATATCTGATGCTTCTCAATCATCTTCTCCAATTAAG GTTGCTGATGCTGTAGAGCCTGATACCAAGAATGAGGAGAGTCCTTTGCTGGTAACTGTCAGGGGAAAGTGCATTACACAGTTATTGCTTCTTGGTGCAATTGATGGTATTCAG AAGAAATACTGGACAAAATTAAAATCCCAACAGAAGGTTTCTATAATGGACATTTTGCTGTCTTTGTTGGAGTTTGCTGCTTCATATAACTCATCCACCAATCTTAGAACTCGTATGCACCAAATTCCTGATGAAAG GCCACCAATAAATCTTCTTCGCCAGGAATTAGCTGGTACTGGCATATATCTGGACATCTTACAAAAAGCAACTTAtggttttgaaacaaaaaaagaaaaaagtccagAGTCTGTTGGATTTCAAGATGTGGACTCTACAGAAGTTAATGGCTTGAGTATTACTCAAGATTCTGATTCAGAAGTGAAATTTGAAAGGTTAGCTGAGGAGAAACTGGTGTCTTTCTGTGAACAGGTGCTCAGGGAGGCATCCGACCTCCAGTCAATTACTGGAGAAACCACTAACATGGATATTCATCGTGTCTTGGAACTGCGCGCTCCCATCATTGTTAAG GTGCTTCAAAGCATGTGTTTTATGAACAATAAGATTTTCAGAAGACATCTAAGAGAATTCTACCCCTTGCTAACAAAACTTGTTTGCTGTGACCAG
- the LOC111138523 gene encoding RING/U-box superfamily protein, protein MGFYAEDTLSGLTIGQAIYEVALMIAVLRWVLCLIFRVMNDRRRTESDETPAAEACCQKEYNNTLVLTTFGEIKERLPQTEETCAVCLSQLSVEDEVRELMNCYHVFHRECIERWLEHEHENHIPTCPLCRAPLLSSCCHHSSTTCVPPPQPSWAVERLLYLFGDDLLPC, encoded by the coding sequence ATGGGATTCTACGCTGAAGACACTCTCTCAGGCTTGACAATAGGCCAGGCCATATACGAGGTAGCTCTGATGATTGCGGTTCTGAGATGGGTCTTGTGCTTGATCTTCAGAGTGATGAACGACAGAAGAAGAACAGAATCCGATGAGACCCCAGCCGCAGAAGCATGTTGTCAGAAGGAGTACAACAACACTCTTGTGCTGACGACGTTCGGAGAGATTAAGGAGAGGCTGCCGCAGACGGAGGAGACATGTGCGGTGTGCCTGAGCCAGCTGAGCGTGGAGGACGAGGTTAGGGAGCTGATGAACTGCTACCACGTGTTCCACAGAGAGTGCATAGAGAGATGGTTGGAGCACGAGCATGAGAATCACATCCCCACGTGTCCTCTCTGCAGGGCTCCTTTGCTGAGTTCTTGCTGCCACCACAGCTCCACCACTTGTGTCCCTCCTCCTCAGCCTAGTTGGGCTGTGGAGAGACTTCTATATCTCTTTGGGGATGATCTCTTGCCTTGTTAG
- the LOC100814367 gene encoding ankyrin repeat-containing protein: MSTAEAPPPFQEAARCVVCNCSFNTFRRRHHCRSCGRTLCNEHSSDQMALPQFGIYSNVRVCADCFNNSRSGKDEPQTSSDGVNSVTDTISKLDINTNVDSKSIPTAENKLVLGIKECKCGMPLCICEAPTPSSDALPQQKPNPVIAAPSNPKSKKTDTVPKNRSSSSTSKFSSMFNVGHVTNGTSDRPQIDYEVTGEGLREAIKNGDIAAVKKLLNEGVDANYRDKQGLSLLHLAAVFNQTDIVFILMDSGASLEYKNAQGETPIDCAPATLQYKMRKKMEEGGTVDQSI; encoded by the exons ATGTCAACAGCAGAAGCTCCTCCTCCGTTCCAAGAAGCAGCGCGATGCGTTGTGTGCAATTGCAGTTTCAACACCTTCAGAAGAAGG CATCACTGTCGATCCTGTGGGAGAACATTGTGCAATGAACATTCATCAGATCAAATG GCTTTACCACAATTTGGCATTTACTCAAATGTCCGAGTATGTGCTGATTGTTTCAACAACTCACG GTCTGGGAAGGATGAACCACAGACTTCTTCAGATGGAGTAAACAGTGTGACAGATACAATTTCTAAATTAGATATCAACACAAATGTTGATTCAAAATCCATACCAACTGCAGAGAATAAGCTTGTGTTGGGCATTAAAGAGTGTAAATGTGGAATGCCACTTTGCATTTGTGAAGCTCCAACCCCTTCCTCTGATGCACTCCCCCAGCAG AAACCCAATCCAGTTATTGCAGCTCCATCAAATCCTAAATCTAAGAAGACAGATACTGTTCCGAAAAATAGAAGCTCCAGTTCAACTAGCAAATTTAG TTCTATGTTTAACGTTGGTCATGTAACTAATGGTACCTCAGACAGGCCCCAGATTGATTATGAAGTTACTGGAGag GGTTTAAGAGAAGCAATAAAAAATGGTGACATTGCTGCTGTTAAGAAACTTCTTAATGAG GGTGTGGATGCAAATTACAGGGACAAGCAAGGACTGTCTTTATTACATTTG GCTGCAGTCTTCAATCAAACTGATATAGTTTTCATTCTTATGGATTCGGGGGCAAGCCTGGAGTACAAAAATGCACAAG GAGAAACACCTATAGATTGTGCACCCGCTACATTGCAATACAAAATGCGAAAGAAGATGGAAGAAGGTGGAACAGTGGACcaaagcatttga